The genomic segment TCGAGACCTCCCGTGCGGTGCTCGACGAGTTCTGGGCGCCGGTTCCCGGCCACGGTCGAGCTGTCGATCGCGGCGCTCATCATCGCGGTCGGCATCGGCATCCCGCTCGGCTACTGGGCGGCGCGACACCACGGCAAGCTGAGCGACCACGCGGCGATCGTCTTCAGCCTCATCGGCATCACGATCCCCGTGTTCTTCCTGGCCTTCCTGCTCAAGTACGTCTTCGCCGTGCAGCTCGGGTGGCTGCCCAGCGACGGACGCCAGGACCCGCGCATCGATGCGACCCACCCCACGGGCTTCTACGTGCTCGACGGCATCCTGACCGGCGAGTTCGATGCCGCGTGGGATGCGATCCTGCACCTCATCCTTCCGGCCATCGCCCTCGGCACCATCCCGCTCGCGATCATCGTCCGCATCACCCGGGCATCCGTGCTGGAGGTGCAGAACTCGGACTACGTGCGCACGGGACGCGCGAAGGGCATCAGCAGCGGCACCCTGCGGCAGCGCTTCATCCTGCGCAACGCGATGCTCCCCGTCATCACGACCGTCGGCCTCCAGGTCGGCCTGCTGCTGGCCGGCGCCATCCTCACCGAGACGGTCTTCGCCTTCCCCGGAATCGGCTCGTTCATGGCCAACGCGATCCAGGCGCGCGACTTCCCCGTGCTGCAGGGGTTCATCATCTTCATCGCCATCATCTACGCGCTCATCAACCTGACGGTCGACGTCTCGTACAGCTTCATCGACCCGAGAGTGAGGGTCTCATGACACCCCGTCCGCCCCATCGAGGAGGTGCCGCATGAGCTCCGTCATCCTGCCCCCGGCGCCCGACGGCGGCCCCGTCGACGACACCGCGATCGACGACGCCGAGCTCCTGGCGGCGAAGACCCGCGGCGGCGGCGGCTTCTGGCGTGACGTGTTCCGCCGGCTGCGCCGCAATCCCACCGCCTGGATCGGCGCCGCGATCGTCTTCCTCTTCGTCGTGGTGGCGGTCTTCGCCCCGTGGCTCGCGCCGTACCCCGAGACAGCGCTGCCGGGCGCGCAGTACATCACCCCGACGTACATCCCCGGACCGGGCGAGCTGCCGCAGTTCCCCCTCGGCCTGGACCGCTTCGGCGGCGACGTGCTGTCGAAGCTCATCTGGGGCGCACGCGCGTCGCTCGTGATCGGTGTCGTCTCGACACTGTTCGGCCTGATCGGCGGCATGCTCCTGGGCCTCATCGCCGGCGCCTTCGGCGGCTGGGTCGACACCGTCATCATGCGGTTCGTCGACATCCTGCTCTCGGTGCCCAACCTGCTGCTCGCGGTCTCGATCGCCGCGATCCTCGGTCAGACGCAGCTCTCGGTCATGATCGCGATCGGAGCCTCGCAGGTGCCGATCTTCGCACGACTCCTGCGCGCCTCCATGCTGCAGCAGCGCAACGCCGACTACGTCCTGTCGGCGCAGACCCTCGGTCTCGGACGCGGCACCATCACGATGAGCCACGTGCTGCCCAACAGCATCGGGCCCGTGATCGTCCAGGGCACGCTGACCCTCGCGACGGCCGTCATCGACGCCGCGGCGCTGTCGTTCCTCGGGCTCGGCGGCGGGCGCCCCGAGACCGCGGAGTGGGGCCGCATGCTCACCTACGCGCAGGCCGAGCTCGCGATCGCCCCCTGGCTCGCGTTCCTCCCCGGCCTCTGCATCATGAT from the Microbacterium atlanticum genome contains:
- a CDS encoding ABC transporter permease gives rise to the protein MSSVILPPAPDGGPVDDTAIDDAELLAAKTRGGGGFWRDVFRRLRRNPTAWIGAAIVFLFVVVAVFAPWLAPYPETALPGAQYITPTYIPGPGELPQFPLGLDRFGGDVLSKLIWGARASLVIGVVSTLFGLIGGMLLGLIAGAFGGWVDTVIMRFVDILLSVPNLLLAVSIAAILGQTQLSVMIAIGASQVPIFARLLRASMLQQRNADYVLSAQTLGLGRGTITMSHVLPNSIGPVIVQGTLTLATAVIDAAALSFLGLGGGRPETAEWGRMLTYAQAELAIAPWLAFLPGLCIMITALGFTLLGEALREAMDPRTRAR